Proteins co-encoded in one Medicago truncatula cultivar Jemalong A17 chromosome 8, MtrunA17r5.0-ANR, whole genome shotgun sequence genomic window:
- the LOC25500610 gene encoding NDR1/HIN1-like protein 26, protein MEGEIMHIERQEDPNQQPHSQRHFPNKMPQQQQHRQYPEMPQQQQRHQYPEMEQPRQQQRHQYPEMEQPRQQQRHQYPMEHKGMVPRYRVPNAPKREHCICITIFFLVLGIIILILWLAYHPSKPHITVTSAAIYSLNATSPPDMSISMQFTIFIRNPNKRVSIYFDRLSTFVSYRNHPITPHHMLPSLYLEKHETVSVSPVLGGVPVPVSVDVLNGLVLDENYGVVGVKLIFQGRLRWKTGEIKSAHYNMYAKCDLLLGLKKGLVGQIPLIGAPVCDVDT, encoded by the coding sequence ATGGAAGGAGAAATAATGCATATAGAACGTCAAGAAGATCCTAACCAACAACCCCATTCACAACGTCATTTCCCTAACAAAATgccgcaacaacaacaacatcgtCAATATCCCGAAAtgccacaacaacaacaacgtcaTCAATACCCCGAAATGGAACAACCACGTCAACAACAACGTCATCAATATCCCGAAATGGAACAACcacgacaacaacaacgacatcaaTATCCCATGGAACACAAAGGTATGGTTCCTCGTTATAGAGTACCTAATGCTCCAAAACGTGAACACTGCATATGCATCACAATCTTCTTCCTTGTACTTGGCATTATAATCCTCATCTTATGGCTTGCATACCATCCCTCAAAACCTCATATCACAGTCACAAGTGCTGCAATCTATAGCCTCAATGCTACTTCACCGCCAGACATGTCAATCTCAATGCAATTCACAATCTTCATAAGGAATCCAAACAAGCGAGTATCCATTTACTTTGACAGGCTTTCCACCTTTGTGTCATATAGAAACCATCCGATTACACCTCATCATATGCTTCCGTCGCTTTACTTGGAGAAGCATGAAACCGTGTCGGTATCACCAGTTTTAGGAGGCGTGCCGGTTCCAGTTTCGGTGGATGTTTTGAATGGTTTGGTGTTGGATGAGAATTATGGGGTGGTGGGTGTGAAACTTATATTTCAAGGCAGGTTGAGGTGGAAAACTGGTGAGATAAAATCTGCACATTATAATATGTATGCCAAGTGTGATTTATTGTTGGGTTTGAAGAAAGGTCTTGTTGGTCAGATTCCTCTTATTGGTGCTCCAGTTTGTGATGTGGATACATGA